Genomic DNA from Halobaculum sp. CBA1158:
CGGATTCCACGTGCCCGCTCGCTTGGATCGTCTGTTCGATCGGACCACCGCACCCGGAACGGCGTGGGATCGGGACCCGGAGGCTCCACCGAATGGAAAGCCCTTTATCCGTAACCGGGATACAACGGATTGCGTACTGACGCGTGGTGCGTGGGTAGCCAAGCCAGGCCAACGGCGCAGCGTTGAGGGCGCTGTCCTGTAGAGGTCCGCCGGTTCAAATCCGGTCCCACGCATCCACCGCGATGCGTACACGAGCGGATTTGAGCCAGGGAGCGCGGAACGCGCGACCGCGGTTCAAATCCGGTCCCACGCATCCACCGCGATGCGGGTGCTGTGCGCCCTTCGGGGTGCCCTACAGACAGCACCCACGCACAATCCTTCCGACCGCTACACCGCACAGCTGACGGTCCGTCGCGCCGCCAGTCGACCGAGAGGACAACGGTTTTGAGCGGAGCACTCGCCCGAGTCAGGTATGCACGCCATCACCGGCTCCGGGTGGATCGAGGTCATCTCGGGGTCGATGTTCTCGGGGAAGACCGAGGAACTCCTCCGTCGACTCAGGCGCGCGGAGATAGCCGGCCAGGAGATCGCCGTCTTCACGCCCGAACTCGACGATCGCTACGGGGACGCGACCATCGGGACGCACAACGGCCGCTCGTGGGAGGCCCACGTCGTCGACAGCGAGGGCGACGGGTCGTGGGACCTCCTGGATCACCTGAACGGCGAGATGGTCGTCGCGATCGACGAGGCGAACTTCTTCTCGGACGCGCTCGTCGACGTGTGTCAGGCGCTCGCGGAGGACGACCGACGCGTCATCGTCTCGGGCACCGACCAGACGTACCGCGGCGAGCCGTTTCATCCCCTGCCGGCGCTGATGGCCGTCGCCGAGTACGTCGACAAGCTCCAGGCGATCTGCGCGGAGTGCGGCGAGCCGGCGACGCGCAACCAGCGGCTCATCGAAGGCGAGCCCGCACACGAGAACGACCCCACGATACTCGTCGGCGCAGAGGAGAGCTACCAGGCGCGGTGTCGCGACTGCCACGTCGTCAGGCGCGAGTGAGTATCGGTCGGAGGCGAGGGGAGACCCGGAGTGGCCGTCGTCCCGACGCCCACGCCGCTCCGCCATCGGAACCGTCATGTCTGCTCCGTCGAAAGTCCGGCCGTGACGACGTGGGTCGACAATCCCGAGGGAGGACGCGCACGCGGGCCGACCGCCGTCGCCCGCGCGTGGGCGGAGGTGCTGACGCGACCGACGCGCTTCTTCCGGAGCGGCGTCGCCCCCGGCGACCAGGCTCCAGGACTGGTGTTCGCCGTCTGCGTCGCCGTCGCGTTCGCGAGCGTCAGGTTCCTCTTCGACCCGACGACGATTCCCGGGGCGTTCGGCGGATCGGCCGTCTCGGCGCTCGTGTCGCTGCTGTTCGTCGCCGTGTTTCTCGCGCCGGCCGCGCTCCACCTGACAGCGGCGTTTCAGACGGTGTTGCTGATGGCGTTCGTGCGCGAGCGGGCGGGCGTGAGCGAGACCGTACAGGTCCTCGCGTACGCGAGCGCGCCGTGCGCGCTGGCCGGACCACCGATCCCGGAGCTTCGGGCGGCGTGTGCGCTCTACGGGGCCGGTCTGCTCGCGCTCGGCGTCCGTGAGGTGCACGACACGACGACCGGACGCGCGGTGGCGGCGACGACGCTCCCGGCGGCGCTGGTGTTCGGTGTGGGCTTCCGCGGCTTCGACGCCGCCGTGCAGTTGCTCGTCCGGTGGTACATCATCTGAACCGGCCGATCGCGGCGGCGACGCGGCTCGCGTCGACGGAAACACGGCTCGCGTCGACGGTGGTCGACGGTCACGCGCTGGGCGGGCCGGGCGTCGACGTTTCGACAACCGTTTTAGGCAGGGGGCATTCGATTCACACAAATGGGTAAGTGTATCATCTGCGGTACGTCCGTGGACGGACGTATCTGCAGGTCCCACCAGGAGGACGTCGTCTTCGAGTTCCGCGGAAACGACCCGAACCAACTCGTTCAGAACCGATTCTACACCGGCGTCGTCGACGGCTACGC
This window encodes:
- a CDS encoding thymidine kinase, whose protein sequence is MHAITGSGWIEVISGSMFSGKTEELLRRLRRAEIAGQEIAVFTPELDDRYGDATIGTHNGRSWEAHVVDSEGDGSWDLLDHLNGEMVVAIDEANFFSDALVDVCQALAEDDRRVIVSGTDQTYRGEPFHPLPALMAVAEYVDKLQAICAECGEPATRNQRLIEGEPAHENDPTILVGAEESYQARCRDCHVVRRE
- a CDS encoding YIP1 family protein, which gives rise to MTTWVDNPEGGRARGPTAVARAWAEVLTRPTRFFRSGVAPGDQAPGLVFAVCVAVAFASVRFLFDPTTIPGAFGGSAVSALVSLLFVAVFLAPAALHLTAAFQTVLLMAFVRERAGVSETVQVLAYASAPCALAGPPIPELRAACALYGAGLLALGVREVHDTTTGRAVAATTLPAALVFGVGFRGFDAAVQLLVRWYII